A single region of the Aquila chrysaetos chrysaetos chromosome 18, bAquChr1.4, whole genome shotgun sequence genome encodes:
- the SALL3 gene encoding sal-like protein 3 isoform X1, whose protein sequence is MSRRKQAKPQHLKSDEELQAEVVSEHAVPGEGADDGDSGNESRSGSEETNVCEKCCAEFFKWTDFLEHKKSCTKNPLVLIVNEDEAAPPPAEEFPEPSPASSPSDQAESEAAEEGVQAENNDSAEIKTTEKEEEPMEVETSAEKSFQNQGTSNTATPLPQIPEPPSMTSYNMPNTNVTLETLLSTKVAVAQFSQSARTTASASISSGVTAVAIPMILEQLMALQQQQIHQLQLIEQIRSQVAMMNRQPLRPSLNPVVAAQGGPGQASNQLQGFATSAAVQLTAVIPPAIVGQAASGPPAAFDGSQHISRPTSGASTPNISSGGSSAPPESSVPSSSNAITSITPVSVSNAPNSASQPQNASTPPSIGHGSLTSVSSLPNPLLPQTSSNSVIFPNPLVSIAATANALDPLSALMKHRKGKPPNVSVFEPKSSSEDPFFKHKCRFCAKVFGSDSALQIHLRSHTGERPFKCNICGNRFSTKGNLKVHFQRHKEKYPHIQMNPYPVPEYLDNVPTCSGIPYGMSLPPEKPVTTWLDSKPVLPTVPTSIGLQLPPTIPGVNSYGDSPSITPMSRSPQRPSPASSECTSLSPSLNTSESGVPASAESPQPVQSGSSLTKAEPVTLPPTSTRLGDLSAGGQVSTASTSSIPTAVTDSSAATSLPNPVLPAVSDQFKAKFPFGGLLDSMQTSETSKLQQLVENIDKKMTDPNQCVICHRVLSCQSALKMHYRTHTGERPFKCKICGRAFTTKGNLKTHFGVHRAKPPLRVQHSCPICQKKFTNAVVLQQHIRMHMGGQIPNTPLPEGFQDAMDSELSYDEKNVDTLSNFDDDIDENSMEEDPELKDTASDSSKPLISYSGSCPSSPPSVISSIAALENQMKMIDSVMNCQQLTSLKSIENGSGESDHLSNDSSSAVGDLESQSAGSPAMSESSSSMQALSPVNSNSESFRSKSPGLSNQEEPQEIQLKTEKPDSPPPATENGGALDLTSTNPGRPVIKEEAPFSLLFLNRERGPSQSTPSLVTSTAPTMIKMEVNGHSKPISLGEVPSLPAGIQVPAAPQTVMSPGITPMLAPPPRRTPKQHNCQSCGKTFSSASALQIHERTHTGEKPFGCTICGRAFTTKGNLKVHMGTHMWNNAPARRGRRLSVENPMALLGGDALKFSEMFQKDLAARAMNVDPNFWNQYAAAITNGLAMKNNEISVIQNGGIPQLPVSLGGGAIPPLSNLTGGMDKARTGSSPPIVGLDKASSETGASRPFTRFIEDNKEIGIN, encoded by the exons CAGtcccaggagaaggagcagatgATGGTGATAGCGGGAACGAGAGCAGGAGCGGAAGTGAAGAAACCAACGTTTGTGAGAAATGCTGCGCCGAGTTCTTCAAGTGGACGGACTTCCTCGAGCACAAGAAGAGCTGCACTAAAAACCCACTGGTGCTGATCGTGAATGAAGATGAAGCAGCTCCACCCCCCGCCGAGGAGTTCCCCGAGCCCTCGCCCGCTAGCTCTCCCAGTGACCAGGCAGAGAGTGAAGCTGCTGAAGAAGGCGTCCAGGCAGAAAACAATGACAGCGCTGAGATAAAAACCAcggaaaaggaagaagagccaATGGAGGTAGAAACTTCTGCGGAGAAAAGTTTCCAGAATCAAGGCACCTCAAACACAGCTACTCCTCTACCTCAGATCCCTGAACCGCCTTCCATGACAAGCTATAACATGCCAAACACCAACGTCACGCTAGAGACTCTGCTGAGCACTAAAGTGGCGGTCGCGCAGTTCTCGCAGAGCGCACGGACCACCGCTTCCGCGAGCATCAGCAGCGGGGTGACGGCCGTGGCCATCCCCATGATCCTGGAGCAGCTCAtggccctgcagcagcagcagattcaCCAGCTCCAGCTCATCGAGCAGATCCGCAGTCAAGTGGCAATGATGAACCGCCAGCCGCTACGGCCGTCCCTCAACCCGGTCGTGGCCGCCCAGGGTGGTCCGGGCCAGGCGTCCAACCAGCTGCAGGGGTTCGCCACCAGCGCTGCCGTCCAGCTCACCGCAGTCATTCCTCCCGCCATCGTGGGGCAAGCCGCCAGCGGTCCGCCCGCTGCTTTCGACGGCTCGCAGCACATCTCAAGACCTACATCTGGGGCGAGTACGCCCAACATATCCAGCGGTGGCTCTTCTGCCCCACCTGAATCAAGCGTACCTTCCTCCTCGAACGCAATTACGTCCATAACTCCCGTTTCCGTGTCAAACGCTCCTAACAGTGCTTCGCAACCCCAGAATGCTTCGACTCCGCCTTCAATAGGACATGGAAGCCTCACCTCAGTGTCCAGCCTGCCAAACCCACTTCTACCTCAGACTTCATCAAATAGCGTGATCTTCCCCAATCCGCTGGTCAGCATCGCCGCAACGGCTAACGCGCTAGATCCTCTGTCCGCCCTTATGAAGCACCGCAAAGGAAAGCCACCAAACGTGTCAGTGTTTGAACCCAAGTCAAGCTCTGAGGATcccttttttaaacataaatgcCGATTTTGTGCCAAGGTCTTTGGAAGTGACAGTGCTTTACAAATTCACCTCCGCTCGCATACAGGCGAAAGACCTTTTAAATGTAACATATGCGGAAACCGCTTTTCCACAAAGGGCAACCTGAAAGTTCATTTTCAGAGGCATAAAGAGAAATACCCTCATATTCAGATGAACCCTTATCCTGTTCCAGAATACCTCGATAATGTGCCCACCTGCTCTGGAATCCCCTACGGGATGTCGCTGCCCCCCGAAAAGCCGGTCACAACGTGGTTAGACAGCAAACCTGTTTTACCGACCGTCCCGACTTCCATCGGGCTCCAGCTGCCCCCCACTATACCCGGTGTGAACAGTTACGGAGATTCTCCAAGTATCACTCCTATGAGCAGGTCACCCCAGAGgccttctcctgcctccagcGAATGCACTTCTCTGTCCCCGAGCCTCAACACTTCTGAGTCGGGCGTTCCGGCGTCTGCCGAATCCCCGCAGCCCGTTCAGAGTGGCTCATCTCTGACCAAGGCAGAACCTGTCACTCTGCCTCCCACGAGCACGCGGCTCGGGGACCTTTCTGCAGGTGGGCAAGTTTCCACAGCTTCCACGTCTTCAATTCCTACTGCTGTTACGGACAGCAGCGCTGCAACAAGCCTCCCAAACCCTGTGCTTCCAGCAGTGTCCGACCAGTTTAAGGCAAAGTTCCCGTTCGGTGGTCTGCTAGACTCTATGCAAACGTCAGAAACCTCAAAACTACAACAGCTAGTGGAGAACATTGATAAGAAGATGACGGATCCGAATCAATGCGTCATTTGTCACCGTGTGCTTAGTTGTCAGAGCGCTCTCAAGATGCATTACAGAACGCATACAGGAGAAAGaccatttaaatgcaaaatttgtgGACGTGCCTTTACTACGAAAGGCAAtctaaaaacacattttggagTTCATCGAGCGAAGCCACCACTTAGAGTACAGCACTCGTGTCCCATTTGTCAGAAGAAATTTACAAATGCGGTTGTTCTTCAGCAGCACATTCGTATGCATATGGGCGGGCAAATTCCAAACACGCCACTACCAGAGGGCTTCCAGGACGCCATGGACTCAGAGCTTTCGTACGATGAGAAGAACGTTGACACGCTGAGCAACTTCGACGATGACATTGATGAAAATTCTATGGAAGAGGACCCGGAGCTAAAGGACACGGCAAGCGACTCATCCAAACCCCTTATCTCTTACTCTGGGTCATGTCCTTCTTCGCCACCTTCTGTGATCTCCAGTATTGCTGCTTTGGAGAATCAAATGAAAATGATTGATTCTGTCATGAACTGTCAGCAGCTGACCAGTTTAAAATCCATAGAAAATGGATCAGGGGAAAGTGACCATTTGAGCAATGACTCCTCGTCAGCCGTCGGTGATCTCGAGAGCCAGAGTGCAGGCAGCCCTGCAATGTCAGAGTCTTCTTCCTCCATGCAAGCTTTGTCTCCTGTAAACAGCAATAGCGAAAGTTTCAGATCAAAGTCCCCAGGTCTCAGTAACCAGGAAGAGCCACAAGAAATAcaattaaagacagaaaaaccaGACAGTCCACCACCCGCAACTGAAAATGGAGGCGCATTAGATCTGACATCCACCAACCCGGGAAGACCGGTCATCAAAGAGGAGGCTCCTTTTAGCCTGCTGTTCCTGAACAGAGAACGTG GTCCCAGCCAAAGTACTCCTAGCCTGGTCACCAGTACAGCACCTACCATGATCAAAATGGAAGTGAATGGTCACAGCAAGCCGATCTCTTTGGGTGAGGTTCCCTCGCTTCCAGCTGGAATCCAGGTTCCTGCTGCACCACAGACAGTGATGAGTCCGGGGATCACCCCTATGCTGGCACCCCCCCCTCGCCGGACTCCCAAGCAGCACAACTGTCAGTCGTGCGGGAAGACCTTCTCCTCAGCAAGTGCACTGCAGATACACGAGCGCACCCATACCGGTGAAAAACCGTTTGGTTGCACAATCTGTGGTAGAGCTTTTACCACAAAGGGGAATCTTAAG GTTCACATGGGAACTCACATGTGGAATAATGCCCCCgcgcgccgcggccgccgcctctCCGTGGAAAACCCCATGGCTCTGCTCGGTGGCGACGCGCTCAAGTTCTCCGAGATGTTCCAGAAGGATTTGGCAGCTCGGGCCATGAACGTTGACCCCAATTTTTGGAACCAATACGCTGCAGCTATCACTAACGGACTTGCTATGAAGAACAATGAGATTTCTGTCATACAGAACGGCGGCATTCCCCAGCTCCCCGTAAGTCTAGGCGGAGGTGCCATCCCGCCTCTAAGTAACCTTACCGGTGGCATGGACAAAGCTCGCACGGGCAGCAGCCCTCCCATTGTCGGTCTGGACAAAGCAAGTTCTGAAACGGGAGCCAGTCGTCCATTCACCAGATTTATTGAGGATAATAAAGAGATTGgcataaattaa
- the SALL3 gene encoding sal-like protein 3 isoform X2 codes for MSRRKQAKPQHLKSDEELQAEVVSEHVPGEGADDGDSGNESRSGSEETNVCEKCCAEFFKWTDFLEHKKSCTKNPLVLIVNEDEAAPPPAEEFPEPSPASSPSDQAESEAAEEGVQAENNDSAEIKTTEKEEEPMEVETSAEKSFQNQGTSNTATPLPQIPEPPSMTSYNMPNTNVTLETLLSTKVAVAQFSQSARTTASASISSGVTAVAIPMILEQLMALQQQQIHQLQLIEQIRSQVAMMNRQPLRPSLNPVVAAQGGPGQASNQLQGFATSAAVQLTAVIPPAIVGQAASGPPAAFDGSQHISRPTSGASTPNISSGGSSAPPESSVPSSSNAITSITPVSVSNAPNSASQPQNASTPPSIGHGSLTSVSSLPNPLLPQTSSNSVIFPNPLVSIAATANALDPLSALMKHRKGKPPNVSVFEPKSSSEDPFFKHKCRFCAKVFGSDSALQIHLRSHTGERPFKCNICGNRFSTKGNLKVHFQRHKEKYPHIQMNPYPVPEYLDNVPTCSGIPYGMSLPPEKPVTTWLDSKPVLPTVPTSIGLQLPPTIPGVNSYGDSPSITPMSRSPQRPSPASSECTSLSPSLNTSESGVPASAESPQPVQSGSSLTKAEPVTLPPTSTRLGDLSAGGQVSTASTSSIPTAVTDSSAATSLPNPVLPAVSDQFKAKFPFGGLLDSMQTSETSKLQQLVENIDKKMTDPNQCVICHRVLSCQSALKMHYRTHTGERPFKCKICGRAFTTKGNLKTHFGVHRAKPPLRVQHSCPICQKKFTNAVVLQQHIRMHMGGQIPNTPLPEGFQDAMDSELSYDEKNVDTLSNFDDDIDENSMEEDPELKDTASDSSKPLISYSGSCPSSPPSVISSIAALENQMKMIDSVMNCQQLTSLKSIENGSGESDHLSNDSSSAVGDLESQSAGSPAMSESSSSMQALSPVNSNSESFRSKSPGLSNQEEPQEIQLKTEKPDSPPPATENGGALDLTSTNPGRPVIKEEAPFSLLFLNRERGPSQSTPSLVTSTAPTMIKMEVNGHSKPISLGEVPSLPAGIQVPAAPQTVMSPGITPMLAPPPRRTPKQHNCQSCGKTFSSASALQIHERTHTGEKPFGCTICGRAFTTKGNLKVHMGTHMWNNAPARRGRRLSVENPMALLGGDALKFSEMFQKDLAARAMNVDPNFWNQYAAAITNGLAMKNNEISVIQNGGIPQLPVSLGGGAIPPLSNLTGGMDKARTGSSPPIVGLDKASSETGASRPFTRFIEDNKEIGIN; via the exons tcccaggagaaggagcagatgATGGTGATAGCGGGAACGAGAGCAGGAGCGGAAGTGAAGAAACCAACGTTTGTGAGAAATGCTGCGCCGAGTTCTTCAAGTGGACGGACTTCCTCGAGCACAAGAAGAGCTGCACTAAAAACCCACTGGTGCTGATCGTGAATGAAGATGAAGCAGCTCCACCCCCCGCCGAGGAGTTCCCCGAGCCCTCGCCCGCTAGCTCTCCCAGTGACCAGGCAGAGAGTGAAGCTGCTGAAGAAGGCGTCCAGGCAGAAAACAATGACAGCGCTGAGATAAAAACCAcggaaaaggaagaagagccaATGGAGGTAGAAACTTCTGCGGAGAAAAGTTTCCAGAATCAAGGCACCTCAAACACAGCTACTCCTCTACCTCAGATCCCTGAACCGCCTTCCATGACAAGCTATAACATGCCAAACACCAACGTCACGCTAGAGACTCTGCTGAGCACTAAAGTGGCGGTCGCGCAGTTCTCGCAGAGCGCACGGACCACCGCTTCCGCGAGCATCAGCAGCGGGGTGACGGCCGTGGCCATCCCCATGATCCTGGAGCAGCTCAtggccctgcagcagcagcagattcaCCAGCTCCAGCTCATCGAGCAGATCCGCAGTCAAGTGGCAATGATGAACCGCCAGCCGCTACGGCCGTCCCTCAACCCGGTCGTGGCCGCCCAGGGTGGTCCGGGCCAGGCGTCCAACCAGCTGCAGGGGTTCGCCACCAGCGCTGCCGTCCAGCTCACCGCAGTCATTCCTCCCGCCATCGTGGGGCAAGCCGCCAGCGGTCCGCCCGCTGCTTTCGACGGCTCGCAGCACATCTCAAGACCTACATCTGGGGCGAGTACGCCCAACATATCCAGCGGTGGCTCTTCTGCCCCACCTGAATCAAGCGTACCTTCCTCCTCGAACGCAATTACGTCCATAACTCCCGTTTCCGTGTCAAACGCTCCTAACAGTGCTTCGCAACCCCAGAATGCTTCGACTCCGCCTTCAATAGGACATGGAAGCCTCACCTCAGTGTCCAGCCTGCCAAACCCACTTCTACCTCAGACTTCATCAAATAGCGTGATCTTCCCCAATCCGCTGGTCAGCATCGCCGCAACGGCTAACGCGCTAGATCCTCTGTCCGCCCTTATGAAGCACCGCAAAGGAAAGCCACCAAACGTGTCAGTGTTTGAACCCAAGTCAAGCTCTGAGGATcccttttttaaacataaatgcCGATTTTGTGCCAAGGTCTTTGGAAGTGACAGTGCTTTACAAATTCACCTCCGCTCGCATACAGGCGAAAGACCTTTTAAATGTAACATATGCGGAAACCGCTTTTCCACAAAGGGCAACCTGAAAGTTCATTTTCAGAGGCATAAAGAGAAATACCCTCATATTCAGATGAACCCTTATCCTGTTCCAGAATACCTCGATAATGTGCCCACCTGCTCTGGAATCCCCTACGGGATGTCGCTGCCCCCCGAAAAGCCGGTCACAACGTGGTTAGACAGCAAACCTGTTTTACCGACCGTCCCGACTTCCATCGGGCTCCAGCTGCCCCCCACTATACCCGGTGTGAACAGTTACGGAGATTCTCCAAGTATCACTCCTATGAGCAGGTCACCCCAGAGgccttctcctgcctccagcGAATGCACTTCTCTGTCCCCGAGCCTCAACACTTCTGAGTCGGGCGTTCCGGCGTCTGCCGAATCCCCGCAGCCCGTTCAGAGTGGCTCATCTCTGACCAAGGCAGAACCTGTCACTCTGCCTCCCACGAGCACGCGGCTCGGGGACCTTTCTGCAGGTGGGCAAGTTTCCACAGCTTCCACGTCTTCAATTCCTACTGCTGTTACGGACAGCAGCGCTGCAACAAGCCTCCCAAACCCTGTGCTTCCAGCAGTGTCCGACCAGTTTAAGGCAAAGTTCCCGTTCGGTGGTCTGCTAGACTCTATGCAAACGTCAGAAACCTCAAAACTACAACAGCTAGTGGAGAACATTGATAAGAAGATGACGGATCCGAATCAATGCGTCATTTGTCACCGTGTGCTTAGTTGTCAGAGCGCTCTCAAGATGCATTACAGAACGCATACAGGAGAAAGaccatttaaatgcaaaatttgtgGACGTGCCTTTACTACGAAAGGCAAtctaaaaacacattttggagTTCATCGAGCGAAGCCACCACTTAGAGTACAGCACTCGTGTCCCATTTGTCAGAAGAAATTTACAAATGCGGTTGTTCTTCAGCAGCACATTCGTATGCATATGGGCGGGCAAATTCCAAACACGCCACTACCAGAGGGCTTCCAGGACGCCATGGACTCAGAGCTTTCGTACGATGAGAAGAACGTTGACACGCTGAGCAACTTCGACGATGACATTGATGAAAATTCTATGGAAGAGGACCCGGAGCTAAAGGACACGGCAAGCGACTCATCCAAACCCCTTATCTCTTACTCTGGGTCATGTCCTTCTTCGCCACCTTCTGTGATCTCCAGTATTGCTGCTTTGGAGAATCAAATGAAAATGATTGATTCTGTCATGAACTGTCAGCAGCTGACCAGTTTAAAATCCATAGAAAATGGATCAGGGGAAAGTGACCATTTGAGCAATGACTCCTCGTCAGCCGTCGGTGATCTCGAGAGCCAGAGTGCAGGCAGCCCTGCAATGTCAGAGTCTTCTTCCTCCATGCAAGCTTTGTCTCCTGTAAACAGCAATAGCGAAAGTTTCAGATCAAAGTCCCCAGGTCTCAGTAACCAGGAAGAGCCACAAGAAATAcaattaaagacagaaaaaccaGACAGTCCACCACCCGCAACTGAAAATGGAGGCGCATTAGATCTGACATCCACCAACCCGGGAAGACCGGTCATCAAAGAGGAGGCTCCTTTTAGCCTGCTGTTCCTGAACAGAGAACGTG GTCCCAGCCAAAGTACTCCTAGCCTGGTCACCAGTACAGCACCTACCATGATCAAAATGGAAGTGAATGGTCACAGCAAGCCGATCTCTTTGGGTGAGGTTCCCTCGCTTCCAGCTGGAATCCAGGTTCCTGCTGCACCACAGACAGTGATGAGTCCGGGGATCACCCCTATGCTGGCACCCCCCCCTCGCCGGACTCCCAAGCAGCACAACTGTCAGTCGTGCGGGAAGACCTTCTCCTCAGCAAGTGCACTGCAGATACACGAGCGCACCCATACCGGTGAAAAACCGTTTGGTTGCACAATCTGTGGTAGAGCTTTTACCACAAAGGGGAATCTTAAG GTTCACATGGGAACTCACATGTGGAATAATGCCCCCgcgcgccgcggccgccgcctctCCGTGGAAAACCCCATGGCTCTGCTCGGTGGCGACGCGCTCAAGTTCTCCGAGATGTTCCAGAAGGATTTGGCAGCTCGGGCCATGAACGTTGACCCCAATTTTTGGAACCAATACGCTGCAGCTATCACTAACGGACTTGCTATGAAGAACAATGAGATTTCTGTCATACAGAACGGCGGCATTCCCCAGCTCCCCGTAAGTCTAGGCGGAGGTGCCATCCCGCCTCTAAGTAACCTTACCGGTGGCATGGACAAAGCTCGCACGGGCAGCAGCCCTCCCATTGTCGGTCTGGACAAAGCAAGTTCTGAAACGGGAGCCAGTCGTCCATTCACCAGATTTATTGAGGATAATAAAGAGATTGgcataaattaa